In Bactrocera neohumeralis isolate Rockhampton chromosome 5, APGP_CSIRO_Bneo_wtdbg2-racon-allhic-juicebox.fasta_v2, whole genome shotgun sequence, the genomic window ttatgtatatgcgtaTCTTTAAACATTCAGCAATCAGCatgtattcatttttttctcttcagctttttaaaatcgtacaattgttaattttttttgttttgatttttcaaaaatccctaaactcatttttttattttttattatatttctaaaatctttaatcatatgtatatcataaaaTGCTTTCTGTTTTACCGATTTGCACAATTATGCTAgacaaattcaataaaaataaataaatattaaagaagttgaataaaagaaaaaaattaatttttgtttcaaaataatataactttaaaacattaaaaaaccaaacacaaatataaaaaattataattaaattgacaaaaaaaaaaaataaaaataaaagaaaatacattaaaataaaatttttaaatttcccatcagtgaaaattctaaaaaaaataaaattgctcaTTTATTCTCTCATGAcacattattaataaaaaagtgttaaatttacttattaaaaccaaaaaaaaaataaaataaaaaattatattttttatttaaaaacattaaatacaaatttaaaaaaaaagttaaaaacaaatttaaaaatattttttaaaattttaaagagcttactatgaaaataagaaaaacaagtaaaaatttaaaattaaacctccaaaaaaagtaaaaaaaaacaaataaaaaattaaaaaaaaaattaattatgaaaccgaatatatgtatgtatattttaaattttaaggaatcaaatttatttaattataaaatttttattccaagCATATGGAACATATAACAAAGTTTACtaagtgtaaaatgtaaaaaaacaacagaaacaaaaaaaaataatataaatataaacaattgttattaaatttacttttaataagaaaataaaacataataattaaaaattttaaattaagccattaaaaaggaaaaaaaattaattcatgaaatgaaaattttaatttaatttaattaattcaatttaattttaaaattttaataaaattaagaatttttgaaaattaaatcttaaaaaaaaaatgtaataaaaataaatttttttaaattaattttaatagataaacaataatttttttaaataataattatcaaactgtataaaaatttcaaatttaatgtaatcaaatatttttttattaaaatttttttatgccaaaCATAAGcagcatacaaaaataaattctaataattTGATAGTGTATAATTTGAATTTGTCTCGCATAATACGTGATATCAGCAGatgatacatatatgtgcatatgtatgtaatataaatttgatttttgcatGATCAGTTTCTCAAAAGTGTGGCCACGCTTTATAAAActgctttaaaaaaatgcaacttGTTGAAttcagcagttgttgttgttgttgtttttgaatttttgactcAGTACTTTCTGCTTATGCTACAAGTAACTGTATAATAcaagtttgtgtgtttgtatttaaatttaccgttaaatttatttgtgcagtattctttttttgtttttgtgattcaATATACTATTTTTGCATACAGCAACACCAAGTAAACATCGAATTCCATGCAATTCAGTTCAGCttgttacttatttatactttacataactgtacaagtaaatatgtaaacatttattgtttgttattaattaaaaaaaaaattcattaagccTACAATTACTAACGTTAACagatgattttgattttgattcaGAACTCCTTCAGACTGCCACCTCGTTTTAGCTTGGCGAAACGCTTAAAACCCATGCCACTGCTGCTCGCCAAGAAGCCGCTCTCCTTGCCGCGCACATTGAGCGTGCTGGCGCTGAGCACGCCCAGGCCGCGGTTGGCGGCGCCGCCATTGCACACACGCTCACGCGACATGTAACTGCCGCGAAAGCGCACACGACCGCGACGCCCGATACGCTGCAAGGGGCGCCACTCGAACTCCTGCGATTATAACTTTTTCTCCCACACCACAATGTGTGCGTCGTTCGAGTTGGCGATTAGCGGCGTGGAGGCGCCACTGCTCAGCGTTGCTGATTTGCTATTCGGCGAGTTGGCGTTGTTGTACCAGACGTGTCGCCAGTAGCCGCGTCCGCCCATCAGCGTGATTATGGTGCGCGGTCCGTcggcattttgttgctgttgttgtttgttcgtttgcttttgcttgCGCTTGAGTGTCGCCACAGCGGCGGCGGGTGGTGGCGTGCATGCACCGCCAGCACTGGTGCCAGCATTCTTGGTTTGCTTTATCTCCAACAATTTGAAGCCATCATCCGATTTCGGTGTGCTGTGATGTTGGTGTATTTCGGCGCTGGTCATTAGTCCATTCTCGGATATGTTACCCAAATCACTGCCGTTGCCTGAGGTTTTGTGACTAgcgctgctgctgttgcgcGATACCGAACGTCCGCCAAAGAGGCGTATGCCCATGCTCTCCTCACTGCCCGATGAGGTGTAGAGGCTGGACGACTTCGAGTCTACCGACCAGTTGGAGAGATCAAGTGAACGTGGCCGTGAGGCCTTCATGCGCAAACGGCGATCCAGCGTGCTCACCTTGCCGGGTATGGCCGCCAATTCGGGATCGGAACGGCGCATGCCTTCGTACATCATGTCCATGAGATTGCCCTGTGTGCCTTCCTCTGCGTCGTAGTCCTCCTTCACGAAAATCAGCTTGCCGTACAAGCCGTAGACGTCACAATAGCCATGTTCGCTATGATTGAGCGTGCTCGTATTTGAGTGCATGCTTGTGTTGAAGCCGCGCGGCAGCGTCTTGGCCATGCGCGCCGAGTCGGAGGATAGGTCATGGAAACGTTTGCGATGGAAGGCTGGCGAGTTGACGAGCGAAGCGCGTAGCTTCGAAAGCGATTGATCAAATGAATTTTGTTTATCCAATTTGGAGCATCGCGGTGAAGAGGCATTCGAGTCGCCATCCACGCTGAGTTCGCGCAACATCGAAGCCGAGGGTGAGGCGGTGCCCGAGAAGGGCGACTCATCCTTCGGCAAGTCGCGGCGTAGTATCACCGTCGATTCATCCAGATCTGATTCTGTGAGTTTTTTGGGATCGGCATCGATTGCGGGCAATTGTAGGTCATCACCCATGCTAGGCACTGTAACGGTGGGCTCCGCACAAAAGGCGACGGGCAGGGTTTGCGTCGGTGGCTGTTTGTAGCTCGGATAAACGCGCGGTACAAGTGGCAGCAGGAAGGTGATCGGCCCAAAGTGTGCATGGCAAGACATATTAATGCCTCCGCTGATGATCGGCACACCCTCGAGACGTGGTAGCGGTATAGTAACGGCAATACCAACATTTGTACCTACCCACAGCAAACCCTTGCAAGCCATAAGCGCCGTAACATAAATTGAGCTATTGTTAACCGATTGCTCCTTCTTGCCATCGCTGCGCAACACACTCGAGGCAATATTGATATCCTGCAAATGTTTGAAGGTCTCCGTGTGATATAAACACAAAACAGTTGAATTTTTCAGCGAGATCCATAGTCCAATGCCGGAGTGTGCCATTAAGTTCACCTGTTGATTGGCACCGTGTTGCACCTCAAAACTCTTCTGTATCTCACCGTTGAGCGCATTCAGCACATAGACGCGATTCGCGCACGAAGCGTAAATATTCATATTGATTGGCAATAGACTTGGCACTGGCAGACCAGATTCGCCCAGCAGCACCACTTGTGGGTCTTTGAGCATCCAGACGCCATCGTACGAACGACGATAGATGAGCATTATGGCATTTGAGAGCGCCACATAAACGAcatcgaagtgatagagtataCGCGTAACGGCGCCAGGTACAGTGCTGCTGCTCAATTGCTCCTCCTGTTCGGGGTTTTGTGCTgagtaaatcaatattttacgaCTGTCCGTGCCCATCCACACTAGATCGCCTAGCAGGCTATGGTGCTCTTCACGTTTCTTCACACTGTCCAATCCCTTGACGAACTCCATGGCGGTTACCTGAGTCTCGACCAAGTCGAAAGAGCCCACATCACGCAGATTACCGGCCTGTTGGTGATGCTGCGAAAGCACTGCTATGTGTGAGGATGTGCCATCACTGGTGCAGACCCACAGgtagttttgttgtttgtgaCGACGACGTGCATTGCCGCTTAGCTTTAAGTCGTTGGCGATTGTATAATAACAACCACAGCGCACCTGTGTGGAGGTAAATCGGGAcatagaaaatggaaaaacaagaaagaaaagaaTTAGAAACTCACCTCTGTTTGATGCTGTGATTTGTAGACGGGTATCGCCTTGACGAAAAGTGGCAATTTGGTGGATTGTCGCTGCATCACATGTTGCTGCTGCTCGTAGCTGCTATTGCCCAGTGATTGTGGCTCTGTTGTAGTGGACGTTTCCCAGGCTGGCGAGTTGTTCGGATCCAAAGCCAATTGTGCTAAACGCAGTTCCGTGATCCATTCTTTCTTCACATTCGGTGTTTGTGTCTGGAATGTGTAGGTTTCCTCTTTACCGGACTTGTTACGCGCTATCAATTGTAGACAACACGAATCCACCCAAGCCATTTCCTCATCTTTGCGTTGTATCGAGGCTTGTATGGTATTCAAGACATTGCGTGTGGTATTCGTATTGAGCTCTTTGTATGTGCCCTTCAGTGTGCTGACGAGATCGTGTATACGTGAGATTACTTCATAGTCGTACATGAGTGTGCTCATCTCGGAGCAGAGATTATCGGCGCCGTTCGTGAGTTGTGCAGCTGGTGAGCTGTCCAATGAGTGGCCACCATGTGAGTGTGCGGCATTGATTGGTAGCGTGTTGGAGTGACTGTTGTTGCAGGAGCTACTGTTGGACTTGAGACTTCCGCCGCGATTGAGACCTGTGAAATGGGAAGACAGTTGTGAGTTGACGAAAGGAAAGATTTTCAATATAGTGCTCTTTGGATTAGAACGTGGCTGCGTTATGGACATTGACCCCAAATTGCATAGCGGTATGGTTTGTTACCGTTACATTTGTTGTCCGTAAATAAATTTAGACTTAAATCGAGGTTTTAAGGACCTTCGTCAAAGACAAAATTTTGTGCCTATACCAAGGATAAGCCCATAAAATCGGAATGATTTCGAGCGTGACTACAGCAATAAAGTCAATATTCAGACACTATTCCGAACTTAAAACAAACTTTGAGAACAAGCCAATTGAAACCGACTTTTGCTATGGATACCCGGatcgaattttttatatattattttcgtctTCAAAACTCACCAGCAGTTAATATTCTCGAGAGCGTTGCGGAAGTACTATTATCCACGATTTCCACATCCGTCACTGGATACATCCACTTGAAACTCAGCTTCTCCGTAGCGCCAAAATCATGTGACTGTTTCGGTGCGACCGAAACACAAATAACCTTATCATTGAGCAATAATAGACGACGCTGCTTAGACTTCACAATAAGACCAGCCTGATTGAACTCCACATGTGTCACATTATCCTCCCTCAGCAGGTAACGCGCACGATTGCTATCTGTCGCGGTGAGCGAACGTGCATTGAAAGTGCCGGTGATGTGACCCAACATCTCTTTGAAGCCTTGATATTGTTCCGCCTCACGTTTGCGCTCGTTCAACATTTCAGCGAGCAATTCCAATTGTGTCAGCGCCAATTGCAGTGACATGCGATCGTGATGACCTTGTGGCGTATACTTGAGTATATCCTGTAGAAAGAGTATGAATTGTGGAAAACGTTGCACCGGCTTAACCATCAGACCGAAGAACGAGAGACGATCGTGTGCGCTAATTTGTTTGACTTTGAAGAAATCAGCTAGCGCCGATTTGCGTTTCTCCTCCATTTTGGCGAGTTCCATGGCTGCTGAGAAATTATTGATGAAGCCCGAGTAGATTTCGAGTATGCGCGGCTTGCTGAAGGCATTCACGAAGCAATCGCCCAAGCGCTCGTCACGATCCCAATTGCATACGCATTCGGCGAGTGAGATGCGGAATAATTTGTGCGATTGCAGTATCTCGGGCAAGCGATGAAAGAGTGTGGCGATCTTGGAGCCGCTCAAAATAGGTGGGTTGCTCTCTTCAAGAGGTTTCTTATAATCCTAAATGTGGTAAGGAAAAAAATGTGAATCaatgttgaattttttgaaaagtgtaaAGTAATTAAATAGCAGAGAGTctttatatgagaaaataataaaaaaaatttgtatgattAACGCATGACCGATTTTGAAGAATTCTTTAAACGGAAAGTAAACttatgaataatttgtatttcttttaagttaatttttaaatatttttttttcagttatatAATATAGAAACTCTCTAagcacttaaattttaaatacttttttcgtaATTGAGTAATGATTAAGTAATTATTTGGACTTGTACCTATTTATGCTAACAGTTTGGTGGTTTTGGTTACTAATTTGGTAACTACAAGtacgtttttttattattattgtttttgttttttgtttttggatagGTTCAGTTTACATTGCGTTAATTTCGTTATTTATTTAGTAGTAGATTTGGTAGTAGTAGTTGTTAGTAATGGTGATGGTGATGCAATTAATGCGTGACGTAGGATTTGGATGGcatgtaaagaaataaaattcgtATAGTAAATGCATGATAATATACTTAATCAAGTTGGCTTGTAAGTTTTAATATGAGCtatgtatgaataaaatatatctatgtatgcaaACGATGCTTAACGGTGAATGATTAATGTGAGAGAATGTGCGaaaaaatataggaaaaatGTGCAGTATTTGAACGTGATTAAAAAATGTCATTAACAGTCTCTTTCTTTTTAAAAGAGTAACAAACGAACTGAAACCCAgctaacattttattttaaagtatttaatcACACTCGGTTGCAAGAGAaaatactactgtgggcaaaaaatagtaagacttttttaatttaaatttcgtgaaaacaCATTCGTCGTTTTTTTTCAAGGTTGTcatgactgtcagtgatatatgtaccaaatgtcacatcaaaataatctttagtgtttagtataagtttgtttttctgaagtacataaagtgcattcggcgatttttacgatgactgaaattattcaacacagaagttcctttaaattttgtgtgcgaaatcaaatttctggcgCCATAATGTTTAGAATGTTGATAAACGACTTCGGTGATAATTATTTGTCGCAAGGAAATGTTTTAGATTGCCACAACTGATGattaacacgtcaataaaataaaggattgagaatcgacgataaatcgtcagagatcttattggcattgttggaatatcgaaGGAATCAGAGAAAACGATTTTGacagatcatttgggcctaggAAAAGTGAAAACGCGATTGGTTCCGAAATCActcaactttttcgaaaaacagctcCGCGTTAAGCTCTGTGAAACAACGGTTTCCGACTAGCAGgttgtcatgaaacgta contains:
- the LOC126759307 gene encoding uncharacterized protein LOC126759307 codes for the protein MDESKLNSGSWEDSLPKLDINSTELSPLGDSNNGSITTTTTAQLHHNANNATLHRPDPLNAARSSYNSLHTLLNSSTLAAPLQQYQTQQQQQQHHHHQHSKSCGSPSSIGRPTNEAENTATALVAHTNNTIAGGSFSTNGGSAAVGVSTATATTETVNNSQSVATVNTATKKRLEHNASTRSVQSEDSWCSEQSIEQEQVNANANANSTHSVSDDEAATEDERERERSSVTSLSATNQRNSQLRSTLNKAKQHLSFDKWRTSSSNSGNAANNTSTNSSATHSVSASNGVADSSGNSTQTRRASACTMPTAHQSARDDITTPGESPGGRLSRWFSIRRGSSHQYDVGGRQSAASSIDMPDAAALSACGDSAHASPQKLSANKMPGVPENDDEEAALTASRFDLDLMLPPGSRSNGSAHNAHTRLITPMLPPAPPGLSQQQLKRRHIVAAIVHSENSYVATLQRLVNDYKKPLEESNPPILSGSKIATLFHRLPEILQSHKLFRISLAECVCNWDRDERLGDCFVNAFSKPRILEIYSGFINNFSAAMELAKMEEKRKSALADFFKVKQISAHDRLSFFGLMVKPVQRFPQFILFLQDILKYTPQGHHDRMSLQLALTQLELLAEMLNERKREAEQYQGFKEMLGHITGTFNARSLTATDSNRARYLLREDNVTHVEFNQAGLIVKSKQRRLLLLNDKVICVSVAPKQSHDFGATEKLSFKWMYPVTDVEIVDNSTSATLSRILTAGLNRGGSLKSNSSSCNNSHSNTLPINAAHSHGGHSLDSSPAAQLTNGADNLCSEMSTLMYDYEVISRIHDLVSTLKGTYKELNTNTTRNVLNTIQASIQRKDEEMAWVDSCCLQLIARNKSGKEETYTFQTQTPNVKKEWITELRLAQLALDPNNSPAWETSTTTEPQSLGNSSYEQQQHVMQRQSTKLPLFVKAIPVYKSQHQTEVRCGCYYTIANDLKLSGNARRRHKQQNYLWVCTSDGTSSHIAVLSQHHQQAGNLRDVGSFDLVETQVTAMEFVKGLDSVKKREEHHSLLGDLVWMGTDSRKILIYSAQNPEQEEQLSSSTVPGAVTRILYHFDVVYVALSNAIMLIYRRSYDGVWMLKDPQVVLLGESGLPVPSLLPINMNIYASCANRVYVLNALNGEIQKSFEVQHGANQQVNLMAHSGIGLWISLKNSTVLCLYHTETFKHLQDINIASSVLRSDGKKEQSVNNSSIYVTALMACKGLLWVGTNVGIAVTIPLPRLEGVPIISGGINMSCHAHFGPITFLLPLVPRVYPSYKQPPTQTLPVAFCAEPTVTVPSMGDDLQLPAIDADPKKLTESDLDESTVILRRDLPKDESPFSGTASPSASMLRELSVDGDSNASSPRCSKLDKQNSFDQSLSKLRASLVNSPAFHRKRFHDLSSDSARMAKTLPRGFNTSMHSNTSTLNHSEHGYCDVYGLYGKLIFVKEDYDAEEGTQGNLMDMMYEGMRRSDPELAAIPGKVSTLDRRLRMKASRPRSLDLSNWSVDSKSSSLYTSSGSEESMGIRLFGGRSVSRNSSSASHKTSGNGSDLGNISENGLMTSAEIHQHHSTPKSDDGFKLLEIKQTKNAGTSAGGACTPPPAAAVATLKRKQKQTNKQQQQQNADGPRTIITLMGGRGYWRHVWYNNANSPNSKSATLSSGASTPLIANSNDAHIVVWEKKL